In the genome of Oceanispirochaeta sp., the window AAAACCACATTGGAAGCAGACAACAGGTTGTTGTAAAGGTCAAAAAAATCGTACAGGTTGTTACAGATGCTCATGATATAGGAGACATTATCCTGTCTGGCTTCCTGAGTTATAATCAATTGCTCGAACGGATCTTCATGAATTAACCCGATGTGGGCGTGAGTATCAAAATACTGCATGTTATTACCGCTTATAATTAAAATAGGATGTTTGGAATTAAAATCTGCGGAATGTTTAACATATCCTGTTTGGACAAGTCAACCAATGACGTAGATCTCCTCAGGGCTTATAGGATGAATTGAGAACCCTGCTATATAGATATTATTAGCCCAATATGGGAACAAAAACAAGGAAAATATGAAAAAACAAGATTTTGTTGCATGGACATTCATCGTGGATATGATATAAAAATCTTATAAAAGGTAAAATACAACATTATTAAATGAGAACATGAATTCTCCTTTAGTTGAATTACCATTCTTGTTAAACCCCGAATTCGGGAGTATAATAAAAAAAATAAGTGAATAGGTCATATCTGATCCCCACAAAAGGGCTTTTCAGCCTTGTCTATTCCTTTAGGATTAGTGTAGATTTGTCGATAATGTAGTTGAATAAGCCTCAAGGAGCACAAGTGGCTGGCAAAAGAGTGAAAAGAACGTCCGGATATCCCTCATCAAAACGCAATTCCGGTTTACTTGGACGTTTAGGCCGGGTGGGCAGGCAAAAATTAACAATCATGCTGATACCCCATTCGGAGAAGAGGGTCTTTAATTTTCAGATATCCCTTCTGGCACTCAGCTTTATAAGCATACTCCTTATTTCTCTTGTTGTTACTTTTGTATGGCTAACCGCCGATTTCTCCGGTACAAATGACCTGCTGGCTTCCCGATCCCGTGATCTGGAACATTCAGAAGCCAGTCTGGAAGTCCTCAGGGATGAGGTCAATCAGCTGATAAGTTCTACCGAAACATTTCAAAAGACCCTGTCGGGAACCCTGAATACTCTGGGGATCGAATCGGCAGGAAGAGATGCTGCTGCCAATAGAAACGGTGATCTGACTTCATTCTTTAATGTAGAATCAGCTGAAAATGGATCTCTCAGTGAAACACTGGAAATTCAGAAGCTGAAAACAGCCCTGGATCAGTCTGTTACTTCTCTTGATGAGATAGGCCAAATTCTGAACTCTCAAAAAAGCCTCCTCTCCGATATACCCACAATGTGGCCTTTAAAAGGGGTGCAGGGTTATGTGACAGCTGTTTTCGGACCATCCATTCATCCTTTTTCCGGGCAGTGGTATCTTCATAAGGGTGTAGACATGGCCTATGGATATGGTGTTCCCATTATTTCAACGGCAAACGGTAAGGTTCTGGAAGTGGATTTTGATGAAGGTTATGGTAATTTTGTTGTCATCAGACATAAATATGGTTTCTATACAAAATATGCTCATCTCCAGCGAACCTATGTAAGGCCGGGGCAGGATATTTCCCAGGGAGATGTTCTGGGAACCATGGGAAACACAGGTTTATCTACAGGACCGCACCTTCATTATGAAGTCCGTATCGGCTCTCAGGTTGTAGACCCTGTCAAGTATATCAATATGACAGACAATCATGATATTTTTAACCGAGTCACACGCAATCTTCAAAAATACAAGTAGTATTCAAATCATTCCGGCATTGCACACTTCTGCAAAAAGTCGTCAATAATTCTCAGGCAGGACTATTTCGTTTTTTTCGGAATCGGGTTAGACTATTTTAGAATTTGTAATATAAGGGCTGAAAAATGAGCGATTATATAAAAAACCATTCCTTTATAAATTCCATTATTGGAGAGGGAACAAAATTCAGCGGAGAGCTGGTTTTAAATGGCCTTCTTAGAATTGATGGCGATTTTTCAGGGAGTATCAATACTAGCGGTAAAGTCTTAATCGGTAAAACCGGTCGGGCCGAGTGTAATATTGTTGCCGGTACGGCCGTCGTCGGCGGTGTCGTTCATGGCAATATTTTTTCCTCAGGAAAAGTTGTTATTCTGGCAACCGGAATGGTTGTTGGTAATATTCAGGCCTGTAAGCTGATTGTTGAGGAAGGTGTTCTTCTTCACGGCAGCTGTATAATCAAGGGAGAAGCTGATAACAGCAAAGACGCCGCCGTCCCTGTCGTTGGCAGCAGCTATTCAGTCGACTGGCATACTGAAGCCGTCAATTCTCCGGAAACCGTGGAGAGCCGCTGATGGACAAACTGGGGATAGTTGGAAGTACTCTGGTCCCCGCATCCGGAAATAGTCCGGATAAAAAGAAAGTCAGCAAAAAAAAGACCTCTGATGTCCACTTTAAGAGCCGCCTCGGAGAAGTTGATGATTCCCAAGTGGTTCATCCTGGTTCTTTGGCTGAAGGGCTTTCGGGCCTTGAAAAAGCAGAGGATCTTTTAGATGATGTTTACAAGCTGGGAGAGGAGTTGAAGCAGGATGGAACCCTGGGAACTCTTCATAAGTATCGTGAAGCTGTCAAGAAATTCTATAAATATGTGGTGACACGGAGTCTGGAAGCCTATCAGGTGGACGGGCGATTGAATCCGAAAACCATGTCCCGCAAGCAGTATACTTTGATCTCAATAGTGGATGAGAAACTTGAGAAACTGGGTGCTGCCGTGCTGCGGAGTCAGAAAGAGCAATTGAATATTCTAAAAAAAATTGATGAAATTTATGGTATCCTTGTAGACCTTACACGCTAAGGTCGATATCGGGCAGCTATGGATAACAGGAGATAACCGATGGGATCGGAAAAAAATAAAGAACCGAACAAGGCCGGGGTATCCGTGGATCTCAACCAATACCCGGACGGTCTGTACATGACTAAAATTATTCATTCCAGTGAAACCGAAGTCTGCATTCCCTTTGAAGGGGAGTCTCTGGCTCCTGGAGAGATGATCATTGTCAAGACCCGTTACGGAAATGATATGGTCAAGGTCCTGGGATCTGTGACTGATCTGAAACATGTCCGGAAAGGAGATCTTCGGGAGGTCGTCAGAAGGGCCAGTGAAGAAGATCTGAAGAAAGCCGAATCCTTTAAGGTGAAAGAAACTGATACCTTTAAGATCTGCCGCGACAAAATTGATATGCATAAACTCGATATGTCCCTGGTTTCGGCACACTACCTGCTGGACGAACCAAAGGTTATGTTCTTTTTCACCGCGGAAAACAGGATTGATTTCCGGGAACTGGTGAAGGATCTTGTCGCTATATTCAAGATGCGCATAGAACTCCGGCAAATTGGAGTCCGTGATGAGTCCCGGGTACTGGGAGGATTGGGGGTCTGCGGTCGGGAGTACTGCTGTCACAGTCTTACTGATCATTTAAGTCCTGTCTCAATCAAAATGGCAAAAGAGCAGAGCCTTTCCCTTAACTCAATGAAAATATCAGGACCCTGCGGCAGACTGCTCTGCTGCCTGTCCTATGAGTATGATTATTACCAGGAAGAAAAGCGAAAACTCCCCAATGAAGGTACCCGCATTAATTGGGACGGAATAAGTTTTAAGGTTATTGAGGTTAATATCTTTTCCAAGCGGCTCAGGCTGTTTGGTTCAGACAGTCGAACGCTGGACATCGGCACAGAGGAAATTTCATATAATAAGGAATCCCGGACCTGGGAAATAAATCCTTTGGAAATTTAGGCTACTCTTGTTGACAGTCTCTCTGGATCTCTGTTAATATCCATCTGCTAATGAATTAAGTAATGGAAGTAAGGGTGCAGGTTTAGTGCTTTTATTATCATGAACGATAGCAGCTTTGTAAAAGCAGCGAAAGTGTTATAGGAGTCAAATTATGGCAGGAGTTAGTAAGAATGCCCGTATCGGGTCTGGTACACATAAGTTTGTCCATTCAGAAGACGGCGGCGAAGTTAAAATGAAGTCTATTTTTCAAAATGGACGGATGAAACATGTTGCTGAATGTGAAAAATGCAAACGTCAGGAAAGAAGACCAAGCGATTTCGATTTAGCGTAATCAAAAAGGTTAACAGAGTAGAGCATATCTTGGGAATCAACCCGGGAGTGTGAAAGGTTATCTGTTAACGACACTTAAAAACCATGGGAGGTAGTAGAAGTGCCTAATTCACTAGATGCAGCTAAGAGACATCGTCAGAATCTCAAAGCTAGAGGACACAATCGTACTATCAGAAGTACTGTAAGAACGAGTATCAGAACTTTTGAAGCGGCTGTAACAGCCAAAGACAAGCCTAAAGCAGAGGAAGCCTACGAAAAGTTTGTTAAACTTATCGATACGGCTACTGGTAAGGGTTTGTATCACAAGAATATGGCTGCAAGAAAGAAGTCAAGACTTCATAACACGCTTGCCACAATGGCTTCGTAAAAAATCAAATCCTAATTTTTTTAGAGAAGAGATATGTCAGAAGAAAAGCTAACAAAAGCTGAGATAATTGAGCACATTTATGACAATTCATCTATCAGCAGAAAAGATATTCACAATGTGATTGATTCTTTTTTTGAAGAAGTGAAAGAGGCTCTTGAAGATGACAGAGTCGTAGAGTTGAGAGGTTTCGGAACCTTTGAAATCCGGACCAGAAAAGGTCGGGAGAAAGCCAGAAATCCAAAAACCGGTGAGATTGTGCCTGTAGAAAGTCACGGTGTTACTGTTTTTAGACCTGGTAAAGAACTGAAGAAACTAGCTTGGTCCCTGCGTAAATAAGGGGTTCGGGGTCTATTGATAGATTCGCTCTGACAGAGTTACACCTCACCTTGTCCATTTTTGGTTAAGGTGTTTTTACAAATTATCAGCGGTTTGACCGTGTATAAAGAATGCCTCCGGGCATTCTTTTTTTTTATACTTTTGAATATGTATCCGCGACTTTATGCCCTGGTGAAGGGGAAGATTGACAATCCCTGCCAGAAGGTGGACAATAAGGACAGGGGATGAGCCCTTCGGAGGGAAAGTATGATCTCTGAGACAAAAAGAGAAGTGCTGAGTCTGTTTGATGAAGGCCGGTTATTGTATAAGTCCAGAGCATTTGCGGAAGCCATGAGTAAATTCGCTGAAGCTCTTAAGCTGGACCAGGAAGACGGACCCTCAAAAGTATATTATGCCAGATGTAAAATGTATCTGGAAAATCCACCACCTCCCGAGTGGGATGGCGTTTTTATCATGACCACTAAATAGGAATAATATGACAGCATCATTGAAGGATATTGAATCCATTTCGACCATTCTTGGTAGTGAAACGGTGTTCAAGGGGACAATGAAATTTAGTAAACCTCTCAAGATAGACGGTAAATATGAAGGCCGCATCGAATCTGAGGGATTTCTATATATCGAAGAGGGAGCAGAAGTAAGAGCAGACATTCAGGTCGGTTCTATCGTTGTCGGCGGGATTGTCTATGGAGATATTGAGGCTTCAGAAAAACTGGAAATGCTCTCCACCGGACAGGTTATCGGCAATATCAGGACAGCAAAGCTGAAAATTGCCGACGGGGTCAAGTTCGAAGGCAAGTGCGATATGATCAGTGATCCTGAATCGGTGGATGTGTTTTCTGTTCCCGTAGACCAGCTGAAACAGGACCATAATGAGCTCTGATCTTCCCGGATCGACTCTTCTTGATCTCTGTAGAAAACAAAAAATTACCCTCGTTACTGCTGAATCCTGTACGGGCGGACTTATTTGTGCGTCATTAACAGACATTCCCGGTAGCTCAGATATTGTCTGGGGCGGTTTTGTCACATATGCCAATGCGGCCAAGATCAGGGCCTTATCTGTATCAGAATCTTTGATAGCAAAGAAAGGGGCGGTTTCCCGAGAGGTTGCCGAAGCCATGGTGACGGGTGCCCTGGCTATGAGTGACGCCGGTCTGGCTGTCGCGGTGTCTGGAATTGCCGGACCCGGAGGCGGCAGCCCTGATAAACCTGTGGGGACAGTCTGGATCGCTGTGTCACTGAAAAATGGAAAAATGTATTCAGAGTTGTTTCAATTCAGTGGGAGCCGGTCACAAATCCGCTGGAGCACTGTTGAAAATGCATTAAGAATCTGTAAAAAAATTATTTTGAATGATTCCTCTCTTGACAGTGAACAGAGCTGATAATATATTTGTTTCATAAATGATTTCCTGATTTCCGGGAATCATTCCCTAATAGCAAGTCTAAATCTTCACTTTTAAACTTATTACAAAGAAGAATTTTGAATAAGTTGACATATATAATTTTTAAATCAACATTATTTTTGGAGAATTTATGGCGATAATCCGGAAGAATCTGGACGATCCTCAGGTCGGTTCAATTGAATCCGACCCTACTGAGGGTCAGAAAGAACTGGATCTGAGAAGTGGTGCAGCGCAAGAGACGGATTCAAAAGAGTCGGTCGGTGAAGTAAAAGAAAAAACAATAACAGTTAAAAAGGCTGCCGTCAAAAAAAGAACGATTGTCAAAAAGAAAGAGCCTATTGTGGAACCGGCTGCTGAATCCCCTGAATCTGTACAGGAATCCGAAGAGGTAGCAACCCCTCCCGCAAAAAAAGTCCGGCGTAAAAAAAGCATAAAAGAAACAGTAGGCTCCGTTGTGGCCGGTACAACGAATGACTCCGGTTCTGTAACAGGGACCGTCACTGTCACTAGTGATATGGGTGAAACAGTTGAAGCAAAGCCTGAATCGACAGAAACTGTCCCGGCCGATGGGGCTGGTTCAGAGCCTGTACATAAAGCAGGTAAACAGGAAAATCACAGCTCCAGGGCAGATTCCTCTCGATCAGACGCATCCAGATCAGACGCATCCAGATCAGACGCATCTCGATCAGACTCATCTCGATCAGATTCCTCTCGATCAGATTCCTCTCGATCAGACTCATCTCGATCAGACTCCTCTCGATCAGACTCATCAACTCAACGAAACAACTCATTTAATAAAAGAAAAAGCGGAAAAAATAGACGGGATCAGAATTCTAACCGGGATTTAAACCGACAGGCGCGAAACCATCCGCTTCCCACTCCTGATCAACCCCGGATCACCATCAATGATTTGTCTATCATGACCATGCCGGACCTCAGGGCTTATGCTGAGGATCTGAATTTAGGCCGTGAGGACATGATCAGTCTTAAAAAGCAGGAAATCATTTTTTCAATTCTTAAGGCTCATATTGAGAATAATGGTGTTATTTTTGCTTATGGTTCTCTGGAAATATTACCCGACGGTTATGGATTTCTCCGTTCCCCACAGAACTCATATCTTCCCGGAAGTGATGATATTTATATCTCTCCTTCCCAGATAAGACTGTTTAATCTGAAAACCGGGGATACCGTATACGGCCAGATCCGTTCACCCAAAGAGGGAGAACGCTTTTTTGCCATGCTCCGTGTGGTTCATGTCAACTTTGATGAACCAAGTGTGGCTCAAACCAGAGTCTCCTTTGAGAATCTGACTCCCCTTTATCCGACACAGCGATTGAATATGGAAACAAATATTGCTGATCCATCTACCAGAATGATCAACTTGTTCTGTCCTATCGGGATGGGTCAACGAGGGCTTATCGTTTCTCCTCCCCGTTCGGGAAAAACTGTTATTTTACAGAAAATAGCCAATGCCATCACTGAAAATCATCCGAGTGTACAACTTATCGTACTTCTGATCGACGAACGTCCTGAAGAAGTGACCGACATGAAGCGCAGTGTTCAGGGTGAAGTCATTGCTTCAACATTCGATGAACAGGCCAGCAGGCATGTTCAGGTTGCAGAAATGGTTCTAGAGAAAGCCAGGCGTCTTGTAGAGCATAAAAAGGATGTTGTCATCCTGCTGGACTCAATTACCCGTCTGGCAAGAGCCTACAATCAGACCGTTCCCACTTCGGGGAAAATCCTTTCCGGTGGTGTGGATTCCAATGCACTTCATAGACCAAAAAGGTTCTTTGGAGCCGCCCGTAATATTGAACATGGAGGCAGCCTGACTATTGTTGCCACCGCTCTGATCGAAACCGGGAGCCGCATGGATGAAGTTATTTTTGAGGAATTCAAGGGTACTGGTAATATGGAACTGGTTCTGGATAGACGGCTGGCTGATAAGAGAGTCTTTCCGGCGATAAATATTAAAAAATCCGGGACAAGGAAAGAGGACTTGCTCTTGAGCAGTGAAGAACTGAACAAGATGTGGTTGCTCCGAAAGGTCATGAATCCCATGGATGATATGGAATGCACTGAAATGATTGTTGACAAAATGAGGAAAACCAAGAATAATGAGGCGTTCCTGAAGTCGATGAATTCGGCATAGGAAGTTTCAGGTTCTTTGAAACGGAGAACCGACGGAGGATAAATAGTTATGAAAGAAGGAATTCATCCCAAGTATGTGGATGCTACTGTTAAGTGCGCTTGTGGAAATGTCATTCAAACCCGTTCTACCCATGGGGATATGGAAGTTGAAATTTGCAGCTCCTGTCACCCCTTTTACACTGGTAAACAGAAATTGGTAGATACTGCAGGTCGTGTTGAAAGATTCAACAAGAAATACGGAATCAAAAGCAAAGACTGAAATTACTTCAGTTTAATGACAAAAAATGACCACTCCCTTCAGGGAGTGGTTTTTTGTTGCCCTTATATAGGGGCTTAATTTTCGGTCCAGGGTTTTTTTATTGAATTATTGGTGAACATGACGTAATATAAAAGTGGGTTTTTAACATCAGAATTTAAGGCTAAACATGGAAGATTTGCATACCCTTCATAAGAATATTTACGGAAAAGAACCGGATGTTATCGTTCGGGTTCCTGGAAAGCTTAATCTTATGGGGGAACATACGGAGTACTTTGAAGGACTCGTCCTTGCCGTGGCCGTAAACAAATTTATTGAAGTATCCATCTCTGAACGGGATGACAATTCACTAAGGGTTTACTCCGTAACTTATAATGAAAGAAAAAAGTCCTCCTTATCCGGTCTGAAATACAAAAGAGAGGACCGCTGGGCCAATTATGTTAAGGGTGCCATAGCCGTGATGCTTCAGCTTGGATGTCCGGTTAAAGGACTGGATATCACCATCAACAGTGAGATCCCGGAGCAGGTAGGGCTGGGTTCCTCATCCTCTTTGACACTGGCTCTGGTATCGGCTCTTAAAAAACTCTATGACTTTGAAATTTCTGATATTCAGCTTGTAGAATCTGCCCGCTTATCTGAATTGAAATTCATGCAGAAAGATCCCGGTCTGGCAGCCTGTGCTGTTTCCTATTTTGCCAAGGAAGATCAGGCCTTACTCATAGATACAAAAACCATGGACATCCTGACCATTAACATGGATTTCAAGCCCATCATACTCCTGGTGACAGATTCCAATGTTCCTAATGGAATCGGGTACGGCGAGGCTGATGATCTGAGAAAGGATTTTGATGAATGTAAGAAGCTGTTAAACAGCCATGGCCGTCATATCACTCTCAGAGATATGACGATACAGGACATAAGAGTTGAACTGGACCTTCTCCCCGAGCATCTCAGAAGGCGTTCTATCCATATAATTGAAGAAAATCTGAGGGTGAGAGAGTTGAAGGCAGCTCTGGAGCACAATGATCTGATCCTGGCGGGAAAGTTGATGTACCGCTCCCATGAGAGTCTCCGTGATTTGCTCGAAATTTCCTGTCCAGAACTGGACTGGCTTGTGAAAAGGGCCTTTGAAACCAATGGAGTCATGGGCTCCCGCATGGTGGGAAATGGCTTTGGCGGTTGTACAATCAACCTGATAAATGGTAATAATATTCCATTATACGATGAGCATCTTGAAGAATATGACAGGATATTCGGCTTCAAGGCGGATTATTTTATCTGCACTCCCGTATCAGGTCTGAAAGCATTACAGGATAAAGAGTAAAATTTCATGAAAATATTAATCACAAATGATGATGGGATTGAGAGTCCCGGCATATTAAGCCTCAGGGATGTATTGTCCCGGAAACACGATGTCTGGGTCATGGCTCCCGATGGAGACCGCAGCGGATACTCTCATTCCATTACCCTCAGGAATCCTGTGAAAATTGAAAAGCTGGGACATCACTTGTATCGCTGTTCGGGGACACCCGTTGACTGTGTTGTCTATGGGCTGGCGGGGTACCTGGAGGAAGACTTTGATGTCATTCTCTCGGGCATCAATATCGGTCCCAATATGGGGACGGATATACTTTATTCCGGAACGGCTGCGGCTGCCAGGCAGGGGGCTCTTAAAAATATTCCCTCCATAGCCTTGTCTTTAAATCAGTTTGAACCTCCCTTCGATTTTGACTCTATTTCCGAATTTTTACTCTACCGGCTTGAAAATCTGGTATCCCTTTGGGAAGACAGTTGTTTTTTGAATATGAACTTTCCCGATAAGATGGTTGAGAATAGTGAAATGAAATGGTGCTGGCCCGCCAAACGGATCTACCGGGACGAGATTGTCCAGTTTCAGCCTCCCAGAGAGAAAGGAACATTCTGTTTCCTTAAGGGGTGTCTGATTCAATCTGAAGAGGAGGAAGGATCGGATGCTCTGGCTGTGCATTCCGGTTTTGTGTCCATCTCAGCGATCTCTCTGTCCCCATCCATCGTACCCCATATCGGGTCGGTTAATGAAAAAGCCGGGTCAGTCTGCTGATGACTTTTCGGGAAGACGGTTTGAATTTATACAATAATGGTCTGTACCAGGAAGCTCTTGATGCTCTTTTGTCTGAAGATATTGATCCGGTAGATGACCCCGAACTGGCTTATTTGATGGGACTTTGTTATACCCGTCTGGAGGAGTTCAGTGCAGCAGTTTTCTATCTGGAAAAAGCCACGGAAAGGGACATCTCCCTTATCAGAGTCTTTCAGTGCCGTATGGTACTCAGTTATGTCTATAACATTACCAGAGATTTTAAGAGTGCCGAGAAACAGTTGAAGAAGGTTCTGGAAGACGGCTTTGAATCCTGCCAGATCTTCACATCTTTGGGTTATGCCCTCTGGAGTCAGAAGAAAGTGGAGGAGAGCATCGATTTTCTTTCCCGCTCTCTTGAAATGGACCCTGATAATGCAAATACCTTGAATTCCATGGGATATATCATGGCTGATGAGGGGATCAATCCAGAAAAAGCCGTCGAGTACTGCCATCTGGCATTGTCTTTCCAGCCGGATAATGGGAATTATCTGGATTCTTTGGCTTGGGCACTTTTCAGGACCGGAAAATTGAAAGAGGCCCGCAACTATGCGGAAAGAGCCTTGGATGCCGGTGCTGATAAATCAGTTTGCAGGGAGCATCTGAATATGATAGATCAGTATGATAAATTTTAAGAAGGCTTTGCCCCTTATTTTTCTTTTTCTCTCTTCCCTCTTACCGGCTCAACAGAACCGGGTTTCTGATTCAGTGGCAATCAGGGCGGCGGAAGAGTTGCGCTGGGGAGTCATCTCCTTTCATCAGGGTCTCTTTAATAAGGCCATCCTATCCCTCGAAAAATCACTGGCATTGGATGCGGGTAATGATTTGACACGTTTCTGGCTGGGACGGAGTTATTATCAATCCGGATTTGAAGAAGCCGCCCTTAACGAATGGGAAAATCTTATCTCCGGAGGGAAGGCCGGATCAACCTTGCTCAGTTTTGTTGAAATCATAACCGACCGGAGGGGGTTGGCCAGAGAGCTGAAGTCCAGCGGCCAACTCGTAGAACTGTTTGAAATTCCAAGGGAACAGGCAGGCATCAACTACTACGACCGACCTGTCTCTGTTGCGGCTTCGCCTCAGAGGGACGGAAGCTTTTATCTTCTTTCTTACCTGAATGGCAATCTCATCAGAATCACAACCACCGGACGGATACACCATGTTCTGGCCGGGGGGCTGCTGGGCTTCGACAGACCCTGGGACATTGCCTTTCTTCCTGAAAACAAATTGATTATATCCGAATACGGTGCGGATCAGCTCTCGGTCTGCAATCCCGAGGGTTTTAGAATCCAGACTATCGGTTCCAAAGGGACGGCACCTGGAGAACTTTTAGGACCACAGTATATGGCTGTTTCCGAGGATGGATATATCTATGTATCTGAATGGGGCAACAGGAGAATCAGCAAATTTAATCTAGAGGGTGAGTTCATCCTGAGTTTTGGTGAACGCCGTACGGACTATTCCGGTTTAAGTGGTCCCAGCGGGATTGCCCTGCGTAACAATAGTGTTTATGTTGCTGATTCCAAGAACGGAAGGATTGAAGTCTTTGATAAAAGCGGAAACTATCTCAAGCCTCTGATCAGAGATGGTCTGAAGTCTCCCGAAGGGCTGTTGTTTACTTCTGACAGTTCCCTGCTTATTGCCGATGCCGGACGGATCATGGTTTATAATCTGGAGAATGATGTCCTTTCTGTCTCTTCTGACCTGGGAGGCAAGGGGAAGAGAATCCTCAGTATCTGCCAGGATGAGAATGGTAATATAATCTCCGCCGATTTTGATAATAATTCTGTTTCGGTCATGACTGATGTCTCTACTCTCTATGCCGGTCTGTTCCTTAGAATCAACCGGATTGTTACGGATGAATACCCCCAGGTTCATGTGGATTTTACGGTGGAAGACCGTTGGGGGAAACCCGTTGTCGGACTGGATAAATTGAATTTTTTTATCAGAGAAAAAGATCGGAATGTAGAAAA includes:
- the surE gene encoding 5'/3'-nucleotidase SurE — encoded protein: MKILITNDDGIESPGILSLRDVLSRKHDVWVMAPDGDRSGYSHSITLRNPVKIEKLGHHLYRCSGTPVDCVVYGLAGYLEEDFDVILSGINIGPNMGTDILYSGTAAAARQGALKNIPSIALSLNQFEPPFDFDSISEFLLYRLENLVSLWEDSCFLNMNFPDKMVENSEMKWCWPAKRIYRDEIVQFQPPREKGTFCFLKGCLIQSEEEEGSDALAVHSGFVSISAISLSPSIVPHIGSVNEKAGSVC
- a CDS encoding tetratricopeptide repeat protein, translated to MNLYNNGLYQEALDALLSEDIDPVDDPELAYLMGLCYTRLEEFSAAVFYLEKATERDISLIRVFQCRMVLSYVYNITRDFKSAEKQLKKVLEDGFESCQIFTSLGYALWSQKKVEESIDFLSRSLEMDPDNANTLNSMGYIMADEGINPEKAVEYCHLALSFQPDNGNYLDSLAWALFRTGKLKEARNYAERALDAGADKSVCREHLNMIDQYDKF